In the genome of Leptospira tipperaryensis, one region contains:
- a CDS encoding SDR family oxidoreductase yields MKNVLITGASSGIGKELARIYAEAGANVALTARRKDSLKKIADDLKAKGAKGKIVFASLDVADYEQNFKVIPKLVKELGGLDLIILNAGISTSASFGGRSFEADRKVIETNLIGAMAGVEAVLPAFQKQKSGQIVGISSVASFRGLPGSASYSSSKAGLSTYMEALRGEVKRYGILVTVIHPGFIDTPINNQMKSRPFVIPVEKGAQKIYKRIENKVLSATVPWFPWAFLGYLMRSLPEFLWSKISLK; encoded by the coding sequence ATGAAAAATGTTCTCATTACCGGAGCCAGTTCCGGAATCGGCAAAGAATTAGCCAGGATCTACGCGGAAGCGGGAGCTAACGTCGCTCTGACCGCGAGAAGAAAGGATTCTCTCAAAAAAATCGCGGATGATTTGAAGGCAAAGGGCGCGAAGGGAAAGATAGTGTTTGCTTCCTTGGACGTAGCCGACTACGAACAAAACTTCAAAGTGATTCCAAAACTTGTGAAAGAATTGGGCGGTCTGGATTTGATCATTCTCAACGCGGGAATTTCCACAAGCGCTTCGTTCGGTGGAAGAAGTTTTGAAGCGGATCGGAAGGTGATCGAAACCAATCTGATCGGCGCGATGGCCGGCGTGGAAGCCGTTCTTCCCGCATTTCAAAAACAAAAGTCAGGTCAGATCGTCGGAATTTCTTCTGTGGCTTCGTTTCGGGGACTTCCGGGTTCCGCGAGTTATTCTTCTTCGAAAGCCGGACTTTCCACGTATATGGAAGCTCTGAGAGGAGAAGTAAAACGTTATGGAATTCTTGTCACCGTGATCCATCCCGGTTTTATCGATACTCCGATCAACAATCAGATGAAGTCCCGTCCTTTCGTGATTCCAGTCGAGAAGGGTGCGCAAAAAATTTATAAAAGAATTGAAAACAAAGTTTTATCGGCTACAGTTCCTTGGTTCCCTTGGGCTTTCTTGGGTTATCTCATGAGAAGTTTACCAGAGTTTTTATGGTCGAAGATCAGTCTGAAATAA
- a CDS encoding low molecular weight protein-tyrosine-phosphatase has translation MVEDQSEINLPFEKSASQNGNLIRVLFVCLGNICRSPAAEGAFLDLVQKKNLESSFFVDSCGTSRFHLGELPDPRARQAARKRGIELTHRARQFRKEDFKEFDHILAMDKSNQKDVLYLASTDEERKKVQLFRFFQKDSKKDSEVPDPFYGTLKDFDEVQNIVSETAEDFLEFLLSKKLDLKA, from the coding sequence ATGGTCGAAGATCAGTCTGAAATAAATTTACCTTTTGAAAAGTCAGCCTCACAAAACGGAAATCTGATTCGAGTTTTGTTTGTCTGTCTCGGAAATATCTGCCGTTCTCCCGCGGCGGAAGGCGCATTCTTAGATTTGGTACAGAAGAAGAATTTAGAATCCTCCTTTTTTGTGGATTCTTGCGGAACCTCCCGCTTTCATCTCGGTGAACTTCCCGATCCGAGAGCGAGACAGGCCGCTCGCAAAAGAGGAATCGAACTCACTCACAGAGCGCGTCAGTTTCGTAAGGAAGATTTTAAGGAATTCGATCATATTCTTGCGATGGATAAATCGAATCAGAAAGACGTTCTCTATCTTGCGTCCACGGACGAGGAACGAAAAAAAGTTCAGCTCTTTCGATTTTTTCAAAAGGATTCCAAGAAGGATTCGGAAGTTCCGGATCCGTTTTACGGAACTCTAAAGGACTTTGACGAAGTACAAAATATTGTCTCGGAAACCGCAGAAGACTTTCTGGAATTCCTCCTCTCTAAAAAACTGGATTTGAAAGCATAG
- a CDS encoding NAD(P)/FAD-dependent oxidoreductase: MSKSGKKKVVIIGAGFGGLQAVKKLSQNSDLDITVIDKKNHHLFQPLLYQVATAVLSPADIAIPTRSLVGESKNVTVVLGEATKIDTANKTVYFQNTSTNYDYLILSAGARSSYFGNDQWAQHTIGLKNLKDALKIRHKLLISFEKAELSGDPEIAKSLLNYVIIGGGPTGVELAGSIAELSHQIIRDEFHSIDPALSKITLIEAAPRLLMAFSPSLGDFAKHRLEKRGVEVLTGTRVVNIDEKGVHLEGKTIHSETVIWAAGVQANAIAATLGAPLDRSGRVMVDEFCNIEGHPEVFVIGDIANYTKGLERPLPGVSPVAMQQGRYVAALIKNDLKNKKRKSFHYIDKGSMATIGRTDAVAEVGFLKMKGFFGWLAWLFVHLFYQVGFKNKITILITWVWSYIAFSAEARVIQDEVSADKD; the protein is encoded by the coding sequence ATGAGTAAATCCGGAAAGAAGAAAGTAGTCATCATCGGCGCAGGGTTCGGCGGTCTTCAGGCCGTTAAAAAACTCTCTCAAAACTCGGACCTCGATATCACGGTCATCGACAAAAAAAATCATCACCTCTTTCAACCGCTTCTCTATCAAGTTGCAACTGCAGTTTTGAGTCCGGCGGACATTGCAATTCCGACTCGTTCTCTTGTCGGGGAAAGTAAAAACGTAACCGTCGTCCTCGGAGAAGCTACTAAGATAGACACCGCGAATAAAACGGTCTATTTTCAAAACACTTCAACAAATTATGATTATCTAATATTGTCGGCCGGCGCTCGGTCCAGCTATTTCGGAAACGATCAGTGGGCTCAACATACGATCGGCCTAAAAAATCTGAAGGACGCTCTAAAGATCCGTCATAAACTTTTGATTTCTTTTGAAAAGGCTGAACTTTCCGGAGATCCTGAAATCGCAAAATCTCTTTTGAACTACGTGATCATCGGAGGAGGTCCGACCGGTGTGGAACTCGCCGGTTCCATCGCGGAACTTTCTCATCAGATCATTCGGGACGAATTTCATTCTATCGACCCGGCGCTTTCCAAGATTACTTTGATCGAGGCGGCTCCGAGACTTCTGATGGCGTTTTCTCCTTCTCTCGGCGATTTTGCAAAACACAGATTGGAGAAGAGGGGAGTGGAAGTTCTCACCGGAACTAGGGTCGTAAACATCGATGAGAAAGGAGTGCACCTGGAGGGAAAGACGATTCATTCCGAAACCGTAATATGGGCCGCCGGAGTTCAAGCGAACGCGATCGCCGCTACGTTAGGCGCTCCTTTGGACCGTTCCGGAAGAGTGATGGTCGACGAGTTCTGCAATATAGAAGGACATCCGGAAGTGTTTGTCATCGGTGATATCGCCAATTATACAAAAGGTCTGGAACGTCCTCTCCCCGGGGTTTCTCCCGTTGCAATGCAGCAGGGAAGATACGTCGCCGCTCTGATCAAAAACGATCTGAAGAATAAAAAACGAAAAAGTTTTCATTATATCGACAAAGGCTCCATGGCGACGATCGGAAGGACGGACGCGGTTGCGGAAGTCGGCTTTTTAAAGATGAAAGGTTTTTTTGGATGGCTCGCTTGGCTTTTTGTTCACTTGTTCTATCAAGTCGGATTTAAGAATAAGATTACCATCTTGATTACTTGGGTTTGGTCTTATATCGCATTCAGCGCGGAGGCGAGAGTGATCCAGGACGAAGTCAGCGCGGATAAGGATTGA
- a CDS encoding sugar:proton symporter → MRIKLWIGILFVSACFLFAFYSFLKNVEYTPKDAILVSDQFLSLLISKKIEQAYALTNQNSIVGRSYEGFQKKVEKELGSADFHDCNLAVTSYHPRQSYGNRLRRYWSRSPVVVDPFHIEYDPCKIPLKISLKLNGNGEWKVVNFQTHAE, encoded by the coding sequence ATGAGAATCAAACTTTGGATCGGAATTCTTTTCGTGAGCGCTTGTTTTCTTTTTGCATTCTATTCTTTTTTGAAGAATGTGGAATATACTCCGAAAGACGCGATTCTTGTATCCGATCAGTTTCTCAGTCTGTTGATTTCCAAAAAGATCGAACAAGCCTACGCTCTTACCAATCAGAATTCCATCGTTGGAAGATCCTACGAAGGATTTCAAAAGAAGGTCGAGAAAGAATTGGGAAGCGCGGATTTTCACGACTGCAACCTCGCTGTCACGAGCTACCATCCTAGGCAATCCTACGGAAACAGACTTCGAAGATATTGGAGCCGAAGTCCGGTTGTGGTCGATCCGTTTCATATCGAATACGATCCTTGTAAGATTCCATTGAAAATTTCTCTGAAACTCAACGGAAACGGAGAATGGAAGGTCGTCAATTTTCAGACGCACGCAGAATAA